The following are encoded together in the Primulina tabacum isolate GXHZ01 chromosome 18, ASM2559414v2, whole genome shotgun sequence genome:
- the LOC142532749 gene encoding transcriptional activator DEMETER-like: protein MNLGRGMPIPLENKVVKSGEIWVPSTPEKPVVNRSSHVAAEMQQNLMGAESWSDLLGIYTGLLQDETSNRLPPGFNTCSHVGVNRGELSQNVAPIETCNGLPPNLSGTSFIDLNQEYNMQDLTFVETCNRIPRDLNPTSFVGQNRWELEHSPRDVAPVENLRILNQYGAYVQNLDVLPRKVDSLAELMGTNKHPYTTLTNGPPNRSASIMGNSTIINQHSLVRNNGKMHGSSTSMLLQNHNWNENRHFGGHNLQQISTNTFPVPYHSDRNLHLSQRLKGASSGITMPLQFEPVTPDLQKQMKNNQTMQVPKFFADDCLTPEKHKKDGAVCSQPSEIIERKHDELGSNPGTSSTVILTPPNEKIHSDGGNGEIDLNKTPQQRPPKRKKHRPKVIVEGKPKRTPKSAASRNRAADKNPSEKRKYVRKKGTGTSTTPLTNVAKDVEGSNVGSAVKSCRRVLNFNLENGVEKDSQTTEVGNQTENEERSKVPINLNLDSPNTEWVTELNKTAKSTQHAMKNLYNRVQSVNHIPPPELSPLPSTPSPSASKGHTLNVIARSLNARNANANQNVGQNRHGQLHQLTSGDLIQLVIEANSNEQNLDRMRQPNLHTKTQFVEDLVPAKESQGCKRDYSHTVLRQPQAVTLMGSQLWSSNMSHASSDSSKICLNVSETMKKRRIEGIIHGTTSSMSSRITTVEDYTGQMDTQCKSLHAQNSAILLNDGLPNSGIKGQCTSRYQNDEFNKVRCDGYMNSKDFEGKFQQRHTSPHFHAKEKEQKTFDHLAQSQSTDSFATVTNWNLESASERDPTSLGNVVNYHACVSIKRQIAGQTSDKSSGINKVLPQLITHSRGRGRPPKTLKGSQELLRNSSSVDYIIDRMKDLNLNSSGKEIGREERSALVPYRGDGAIVSYEAFDLIKKRRLRPKVDLDPETNRLWNLLMGKEGSESAETLGDDRQQWWEKERKVLCNRADSFIARMHLVQGDRRFSKWKGSVVDSVIGVFLTQNVSDHLSSSAFMHLAAKFPIKPTAIRESCCLNGQSSLIERQKVRITYPDGTKFYDHRMTREPVYNLSSVTSSESSECGAEIFTTRGTYILNDQTRKIEEDMISSQSSSESVIIQASEDIRSSSGSNSEAEDQITGGNFSRNHGPSSFHEQDERIAAFQQCQLQVNGSSFPSTRPVPGHQQLENPMHGQFPQLISSENACTHSFGSNVPRYQRPATLPTSSWQNMPKGLEKLEGDILTSGKGSISSMASTDANLTNGTCVENRHYISGQNVEKNFITQQSGKSKLQPSTADNGILNELFEQQTYASACSRSRKDQHVVNYRKDGTQEAFQQEHMFLTDPTRPAEVSSKPSIDNQKHSENITPEPSEMRQVHSSNGPPSSKIGTKISHVSKQKVEKEKTGSFNWDALRKKVQSETEMRARSADTMDSIDYEAIRNADVLEIAETIKERGMNNMLAERIKDFLNRLVQEHERIDLEWLRDVQPDKVKDYLLSIRGLGLKSVECVRLLTLHNVAFPVDTNVGRIAVRLGWVPLRPLPESLQLHLLELYPVLESIQKYLWPRLCHLDQETLYELHYQMITFGKVFCTKRDPNCNACPMRGECRHFASAYASARLALPGTEGRQVVCSSTTTSANQMSGITMKPMPLPPPTDNLEKGVDSMRNSEPIIEEPKTPEPPIEVAERDIEDAYYGDADEIPVIKLNIEEFTSNLQSFILEQKEMQGDMSKALVALSPEFASIPMPKLKNVSRLRTEHQVYELPDLHPILKGLDKRQPDDPSPYLLAIWTPGETSDSVKHPESKCESQEGGSMCDKKTCFSCSNTREAEAQIVRGTILIPCRTAMRGSFPLNGTYFQVNEVFADHESSLNPIVAPRSLLWNLPRRTVFFGTSVTTIFKGLTTEGIQYCFWKGFVCVRGFDQKTRAPRPLSSRLHHPASKMVKPNEQR, encoded by the exons ATGAACCTGGGAAGGGGAATGCCAATTCCCCTTGAAAACAAAGTTGTGAAAAGTGGAGAGATTTGGGTTCCTTCAACACCAGAAAAGCCGGTTGTGAACAGATCAAGTCATGTTGCTGCTGAAATGCAGCAGAATCTGATGGGAGCAGAAAGTTGGAGCGATTTGCTGGGAATTTACACCGGCCTCCTGCAGGATGAAACTAGCAATCGGCTGCCTCCAGGATTCAATACATGTAGTCATGTAGGGGTAAATCGTGGGGAACTTAGTCAAAATGTTGCTCCCATAGAAACCTGCAATGGGTTGCCCCCGAATTTAAGTGGAACCAGTTTTATAGATTTGAATCAGGAGTACAACATGCAAGATCTTACCTTTGTTGAGACTTGTAATAGGATTCCTCGGGATTTGAATCCCACCAGTTTTGTAGGGCAGAACCGATGGGAGCTGGAGCATAGTCCTAGAGATGTTGCACCAGTTGAGAATCTCAGAATCTTGAATCAATATGGTGCTTACGTGCAGAATTTAGACGTTCTTCCTCGGAAAGTTGATTCTCTGGCAGAATTAATGGGAACAAATAAACATCCATACACCACTCTAACAAATGGCCCACCTAACAGATCAGCAAGTATTATGGGCAACTCCACCATTATCAATCAACATTCGCTGGTCAGAAACAATGGGAAGATGCATGGTTCGAGCACTTCAATGCTCCTGCAAAATCACAACTGGAATGAAAATCGGCATTTTGGTGGTCACAACCTTCAACAAATTTCTACCA ATACATTTCCAGTCCCTTACCATTCTGACCGTAACCTGCACTTATCTCAAAGATTAAAAGGAGCATCCTCAGGTATAACCATGCCCCTTCAGTTCGAGCCAGTAACACCAGATCTGCAAAAGCAGATGAAAAACAACCAGACCATGCAAGTACCAAAGTTCTTTGCAGACGACTGCTTGACTCCAGAAAAACATAAGAAAGATGGCGCTGTCTGCAGTCAGCCTTCTGAAATAATTGAGAGAAAGCATGATGAATTGGGCAGCAATCCGGGCACATCATCTACAGTCATTTTGACACCACCTAATGAAAAGATTCATTCTGATGGTGGAAATGGAGAAATTGATCTGAACAAGACGCCGCAGCAAAGACCACCCAAAAGGAAAAAACATCGACCAAAAGTAATAGTGGAAGGAAAACCCAAAAGAACTCCCAAGTCTGCTGCTTCAAGGAATAGAGCTGCCGATAAAAATCCCTCCGAAAAAAGAAAGTATGTGCGCAAAAAGGGCACCGGAACTTCAACAACTCCATTAACTAATGTTGCAAAGGATGTTGAAGGATCCAATGTTGGGTCCGCAGTAAAATCATGCAGGAGAGTACTGAACTTTAACTTAGAAAATGGAGTAGAAAAGGACAGCCAGACAACGGAAGTTGGTAACCAGACAGAGAACGAAGAAAGAAGCAAGGTTCCTATAAATTTGAACTTGGATTCTCCTAATACAGAATGGGTCACAGAATTGAACAAGACAGCCAAATCTACACAACATGCAATGAAGAATTTATACAATCGTGTCCAATCAGTAAATCATATCCCACCTCCAGAGTTGTCGCCGCTTCCGTCTACACCTTCACCATCTGCCTCAAAGGGCCATACTTTGAATGTCATAGCAAGGAGTTTGAATGCGCGAAATGCTAATGCCAACCAAAATGTTGGCCAAAATAGACACGGTCAATTGCATCAACTTACTAGTGGAGACCTCATTCAGCTTGTCATCGAGGCAAATTCCAATGAACAAAACCTAGACAGAATGAGGCAACCGAACCTTCATACTAAGACTCAATTTGTGGAAGATTTGGTGCCTGCCAAAGAGAGTCAGGGATGCAAAAGAGATTATTCCCACACTGTGCTAAGACAACCTCAAGCTGTCACCTTGATGGGATCTCAACTGTGGTCTTCTAACATGAGTCATGCTAGCAGTGATAGCAGCAAAATATGTCTAAATGTTTCAGAGACTATGAAAAAAAGGAGGATTGAAGGCATAATTCATGGAACCACATCCAGCATGTCTTCTAGGATTACAACTGTTGAAGATTACACAGGACAAATGGACACACAGTGTAAGAGTCTCCATGCACAGAACTCCGCAATTCTCCTGAATGATGGATTACCAAATTCTGGCATTAAAGGACAGTGCACCTCCAGATATCAAAACGATGAATTCAACAAGGTCCGTTGTGACGGGTACATGAACTCGAAGGATTTCGAAGGCAAGTTTCAGCAGCGACATACTTCACCTCATTTTCATGCGAAAGAAAAGGAACAGAAAACATTCGATCACCTCGCTCAATCACAGAGCACCGATTCTTTTGCTACAGTCACTAACTGGAATCTGGAGTCTGCATCCGAAAGAGATCCTACTAGTCTAGGAAATGTAGTAAATTATCATGCTTGTGTGTCAATCAAGAGACAGATTGCTGGACAAACATCAGACAAATCGTCCGGTATAAATAAAGTGTTGCCGCAATTGATTACACACTCAAGAGGTCGTGGACGTCCGCCTAAGACACTTAAAG GGTCACAAGAACTGTTGAGAAATTCATCTTCAGTTGATTATATCATAGACCGTATGAAAGATCTAAACCTTAATAGCAGTGGCAAGGAAATTGGTCGGGAAGAGCGAAGTGCGCTTGTTCCATATAGAGGAGATGGTGCTATTGTTTCTTATGAAGCATTTGATCTGATCAAAAAGCGCCGGCTGCGACCTAAAGTGGATCTTGATCCAGAGACAAATAGGCTGTGGAACCTTTTAATGGGTAAGGAAGGAAGTGAAAGTGCAGAAACATTGGGGGACGATAGACAACAATGGTGggagaaagaaagaaaagtcCTCTGTAATCGAGCAGACTCATTCATCGCAAGGATGCATCTAGTTCAAG GAGACAGGCGATTTTCCAAATGGAAAGGATCAGTTGTTGACTCGGTGATAGGAGTGTTCCTCACACAAAATGTTTCAGATCATCTTTCAAG CTCTGCTTTCATGCATCTAGCAGCCAAGTTCCCAATAAAACCAACAGCCATAAGAGAATCATGCTGCCTAAATGGACAAAGTTCACTGATTGAACGACAAAAAGTTCGCATAACATATCCAGATGGGACAAAGTTTTATGATCATAGAATGACAAGGGAACCAGTGTATAACCTCAGCTCTGTGACTTCCAGTGAATCATCTGAATGCGGGGCAGAAATTTTCACAACCAGAGGAACCTATATATTAAATGATCAGACCAGAAAAATTGAGGAAGACATGATTTCATCGCAAAGTTCTTCAGAATCTGTTATTATTCAAGCCTCTGAAGATATCAGATCCAGTTCAGGATCAAATTCAGAAGCAGAAGATCAAATAACTGGGGGAAATTTCAGCAGAAACCATGGTCCTTCAAGTTTTCATGAGCAGGATGAAAGAATTGCTGCGTTCCAGCAGTGTCAGTTACAAGTCAATGGAAGTTCATTTCCAAGTACAAGACCCGTGCCTGGTCACCAGCAACTGGAAAATCCAATGCACGGACAATTTCCTCAGCTGATCAGCAGTGAAAATGCATGCACTCATTCATTTGGTTCCAATGTGCCGCGTTATCAGAGACCTGCTACCCTGCCCACTAGTTCCTGGCAGAACATGCCAAAAGGTTTGGAAAAATTGGAAGGGGACATTCTCACATCTGGAAAAGGAAGCATATCTTCTATGGCTTCAACAGATGCTAATCTTACCAATGGAACATGTGTAGAAAACAGACATTATATTTCAGGACAGAATGTTGAAAAGAATTTTATCACTCAACAGTCAGGAAAATCAAAATTACAGCCATCAACAGCGGACAATGGCATTTTGAATGAACTTTTTGAACAACAAACTTATGCATCAGCATGTTCTCGGAGCAGAAAAGATCAACATGTTGTCAATTATAGAAAAGACGGAACCCAAGAGGCCTTTCAGCAAGAACACATGTTTCTGACGGACCCCACTAGACCGGCTGAAGTGTCCAGTAAACCATCAATTG ATAATCAGAAGCACTCCGAAAATATAACACCTGAACCATCAGAAATGAGACAAGTACATTCCTCGAACGGTCCTCCATCCAGTAAGATTGGCACCAAAATTTCACATGTAAGCAAGCAAAAGGTTGAGAAGGAAAAGACAGGCTCATTTAACTGGGATGCCTTAAGAAAGAAGGTGCAATCAGAGACTGAAATGAGAGCCAGAAGTGCTGACACAATGGACTCCATAGATTATGAAGCAATACGAAATGCTGATGTTCTTGAGATAGCTGAAACAATCAAGGAAAGGGGAATGAACAACATGCTAGCAGAGCGAATTAAG GATTTTCTCAATCGACTCGTTCAAGAGCATGAAAGAATTGACCTTGAATGGCTGAGAGATGTTCAGCCAGACAAAGTCAA GGATTATCTATTAAGTATACGAGGATTGGGCTTAAAGAGTGTGGAATGTGTACGCTTATTAACACTTCATAATGTCGCTTTTCCA GTTGACACAAATGTTGGACGGATTGCTGTGCGACTTGGTTGGGTTCCTCTCCGACCTCTTCCTGAGTCACTCCAATTGCATCTCCTTGAACT ATATCCAGTTTTGGAATCAATCCAGAAATATCTTTGGCCCAGACTCTGCCATCTGGATCAAGAAACCTT GTATGAGCTGCATTACCAAATGATAACATTTGGAAAG GTTTTCTGCACAAAGAGAGACCCAAACTGTAATGCATGTCCAATGAGGGGCGAATGCCGACATTTTGCAAGTGCTTATGCAAG CGCAAGACTCGCTCTTCCAGGGACAGAGGGGAGACAAGTAGTCTGTTCATCCACTACAACAAGTGCTAACCAAATGTCGGGCATTACAATGAAGCCTATGCCACTTCCTCCACCTACGGACAATTTGGAGAAAGGGGTGGATTCAATGAGAAACAGTGAACCAATCATTGAGGAACCAAAAACCCCAGAGCCACCCATAGAAGTGGCAGAAAGAGACATCGAGGATGCATATTATGGGGATGCTGATGAAATCCCAGTCATAAAGCTCAATATAGAAGAATTTACATCAAATTTGCAGAGCTTTATCCTAGAACAAAAGGAAATGCAAGGAGACATGTCCAAAGCCTTAGTTGCTCTAAGTCCAGAGTTTGCTTCTATACCAATGCCCAAACTGAAGAACGTGAGTCGACTGCGGACAGAGCATCAAGT CTATGAACTCCCAGATTTACATCCCATACTGAAAGGG
- the LOC142533698 gene encoding uncharacterized protein LOC142533698 — protein sequence MGRSDDSISRRRSKKSRKKQEDKKDSSSKVSARVAAIIASKNRRKSGKRRLCQGMCFSLPSPEDPFIDNHGKIDRMKKRKRSSNANGKPGEKKDRVLEKATRCRDDSHVDPQEHEMYSGHSESVEPFSFMGPEIAINVGKPTCQIINRKKLNHAQTQNRFENKTECPSKFLITCLNSIQTALENGEGYVSEGDKPFFANAWGIEFWNCYSNRKDVLETDRADSSMEQIAWIASTAADTISMKEKEGLSFTSPFLLYLVPTREKASKVREVCKPLKALGIHTVSLHSGASIDHQVNGLKICEPEFIVSTPERLLELLTLKAFDTSGVSLLVVDGLEYPFNGAYFDAIKSTRQLISGNPKNVVFSDCLKNSSASVVQKQSKESVCR from the exons ATGGGAAGAAGCGATGATTCGATAAGCAGAAGAAGGAGCAAAAAGAGCAGAAAAAAGCAAGAAGACAAGAAAGATTCATCCTCTAAAGTTTCTGCTCGCGTCGCCGCTATTATCGCATCCAAAAACCGCCGCAAATCAGGCAAACGCCGCCTCTGCCAG GGCATGTGCTTTAGCCTTCCATCTCCCGAGGACCCTTTTATTGATAACCATGGGAAAATTGATCGTATGAAAAAAAGGAAGAGAAGTTCCAATGCAAATGGAAAACCTGGGGAGAAGAAAGACAGAGTACTAGAGAAAGCGACCCGTTGCAGGGATGATTCTCATGTAGATCCCCAAGAGCATGAAATGTATAGTGGACACTCAGAATCTGTTGAGCCTTTTAGTTTTATGGGTCCAGAAATTGCGATCAATGTGGGGAAACCAACTTGCCAGATCATTAATAGGAAAAAGCTCAACCATGCTCAGACACAAAACCGTTTTGAAAACAAAACTGAGTGCCCATCGAAATTTTTGATTACATGCCTGAATTCAATTCAGACTGCTTTGGAGAATGGTGAAGGTTATGTTAGTGAAGGAGACAAACCTTTCTTTGCCAATGCGTGGGGAATTGAGTTCTGGAATTGTTATTCCAACAGAAAAGATGTTCTTGAAACTGATAGAGCTGATTCCTCAATGGAGCAAATTGCTTGGATCGCATCAACAGCTGCTGATACCATTTCAATGAAGGAGAAAGAGGGGCTATCATTTACTAGTCCTTTTCTTCTATATCTCGTTCCAACACGAGAGAAAGCTTCTAAG GTGCGTGAAGTATGCAAACCTTTGAAGGCCCTTGGAATACATACTGTGAGTCTTCATTCTGGTGCTTCCATTGATCATCAAGTTAATGG TTTGAAGATCTGTGAACCGGAATTCATTGTCTCTACACCAGAGAGACTTTTGGAGCTTCTTACCCTGAAGGCTTTTGACACATCTGGGGTTTCTCTACTG GTTGTTGATGGGCTAGAATACCCTTTTAATGGCGCATACTTTGATGCAATCAAGTCCACGAGACAACTCATATCTGGAAATCCAAAGAACGTAGTGTTCTCTGATTGCTTGAAAAACTCGTCTGCATCTGTGGTGCAAAAACAGTCGAAAGAATCCGTCTGCAGATGA
- the LOC142533194 gene encoding uncharacterized protein LOC142533194, with product MFARWMYDAGIPFNAVNYDSFKPFIEAVGQFGCGMKPPTYHEVRVTCLKKELEHTKLILKEYTDDHVKYGCTLMADGWTDRKNRTLINFLVNGPRRTVFIESVDGSSYSHTGAKLFDLFDKYVQQIGAKNVVQIVSDSASANVLAGRHLEAQYLHLYWSPCAAHCLDLMLEDFVKLPHLKKVYERAMMINGYIYNRPQVLNMMREFTRQKDMVRAGKTRFATAFLTLKRFQNHKASLRKMFTSEKWTTSRFAKEAPGKRATEVILMPSFWNAVVYAVKVGGPIVKVLRLVDGKKNLQWAIFMRQWIELKKLLMPHLITKRINIKIFLL from the exons ATGTTCGCTAGATGGATGTATGATGCAGGTATTCCTTTTAACGCCGTGAATTATGATAGTTTTAAACCATTTATTGAAGCTGTTGGACAATTTGGTTGTGGAATGAAGCCCCCTACTTATCATGAAGTTAGAGTTACATGCTTAAAAAAGGAATTGGAACATACAAAATTGATATTGAAAGAATACACGGATGACCATGTTAAATATGGATGCACTTTGATGGCAGATGGGTGGACTGATAGAAAAAATAGGACattgattaattttttggtaAATGGTCCTAGAAGGACTGTGTTTATAGAATCAGTGGATGGGTCAAGCTATTCTCACACGGGTgcgaaattatttgatttgttcGACAAATATGTGCAACAAATTGGGGCAAAGAATGTGGTTCAAATTGTTAGTGATAGTGCAAGCGCAAATGTTTTAGCTG GACGTCATTTGGAAGCACAATATCTTCACTTATATTGGTCTCCATGCGCTGCTCATTGTTTAGATTTGATGCTTGAAGATTTCGTTAAGCTTCCTCACTTGAAGAAGGTATATGAAAGGGCAATGATGATtaatggatatatatataacagGCCCCAAGTTTTAAACATGATGAGAGAATTCACAAGACAGAAAGATATGGTTAGAGCAGGAAAAACTCGTTTTGCAACTGCTTTTTTGACTTTAAAGCGTTTTCAAAATCACAAGGCGAGTTTGAGAAAAATGTTTACATCTGAGAAATGGACCACTAGTAGATTTGCAAAGGAGGCACCGGGTAAACGAGCAACAGAGGTTATACTAATGCCTTCATTTTGGAATGCGGTCGTTTATGCTGTTAAAGTGGGTGGTCCTATTGTGAAAGTTCTTCGATTGGTTGATGGGAAAAAAAACCTCCAATGGGCTATATTTATGAGGCAATGGATCGAGTTAAAGAAGCTATTGATGCCTCATTTGATCACAAAGAGGATAAATATAAAGATATTTTTGCTATAA